One stretch of Serinicoccus hydrothermalis DNA includes these proteins:
- a CDS encoding class I SAM-dependent methyltransferase, whose amino-acid sequence MKVASGTPEAYGARAVVYADFIDGLDLSGDSRWITAWARSISGPILDLGCGPGHWTAHLSAQGHEVRGIDPVPELVELARARHRGISFEVGGTDDLAPDAGYGGLLAWYSLIHLTPGAIGPALAQVRRALHPGGGLLLGFFDGDHRMAFDHTVTTAYT is encoded by the coding sequence GTGAAGGTGGCATCGGGCACACCCGAGGCCTATGGCGCTCGGGCGGTGGTGTACGCCGACTTCATCGACGGTCTCGACCTCAGCGGGGACAGCCGCTGGATCACCGCCTGGGCACGGTCTATCAGCGGCCCGATCCTGGACCTCGGCTGCGGCCCCGGCCACTGGACCGCCCACCTCTCGGCCCAGGGTCACGAGGTGCGGGGCATCGACCCGGTGCCGGAGCTCGTCGAGCTGGCGCGGGCGCGTCACAGGGGGATCTCCTTCGAGGTGGGTGGCACCGACGACCTCGCCCCCGATGCCGGGTACGGCGGCCTCCTGGCGTGGTACTCCCTCATCCACCTCACCCCGGGCGCCATCGGACCCGCCCTGGCTCAGGTGCGGAGGGCGCTGCACCCCGGCGGCGGGCTCTTGCTCGGTTTCTTCGACGGCGATCACCGCATGGCCTTCGACCACACGGTGACGACCGCCTACACCTGA
- a CDS encoding NAD(P)H-quinone oxidoreductase → MRAITIPEPGEADALVPADVPAPTAGEREVLVQVVAAGVNRADVQQRKGAYPPPPGASELPGLEVSGRITALGEGTEDSGWSVGDEVCALLAGGGYAETVAVPVGQLLPVPDGIPVADAAALPEVACTVWSNLVMEAGLGEGETVLLHGGSSGIGTMAIQVARALGARVAVTAGSADKLAACRELGAEVLINYREQDFVEEVRDATRGGGADVILDVVGAKYLTHNVRALAHDGRLVVIGLLGGRTGELDLGSLLVKRAKVMATSLRSRSLHDKAEIVRQVREHVWPWIEAGRVRPLIQSRHPLEDAAAAHREMEASEHIGKILLTVAP, encoded by the coding sequence ATGCGAGCCATCACGATCCCCGAGCCCGGTGAGGCCGACGCCCTCGTCCCCGCCGACGTGCCTGCCCCGACCGCCGGCGAGCGGGAGGTGCTGGTCCAGGTGGTCGCCGCGGGAGTGAACCGCGCCGACGTGCAGCAGCGCAAGGGGGCCTATCCGCCGCCGCCCGGTGCCTCCGAGCTCCCCGGGCTCGAGGTCAGCGGCCGGATCACTGCGCTCGGCGAGGGGACCGAGGACTCGGGGTGGTCCGTCGGCGACGAGGTGTGCGCGCTCCTCGCCGGCGGAGGGTATGCCGAGACCGTCGCCGTCCCGGTCGGCCAGCTGCTGCCCGTGCCCGACGGCATACCCGTGGCGGACGCCGCGGCGCTGCCCGAGGTGGCGTGCACCGTCTGGAGCAACCTGGTCATGGAGGCCGGGCTGGGCGAGGGCGAGACCGTCCTGCTCCACGGCGGCTCCAGCGGCATCGGCACCATGGCGATCCAGGTCGCCCGGGCGCTCGGTGCCCGGGTGGCGGTCACCGCCGGCTCGGCGGACAAGCTGGCCGCCTGCCGCGAGCTCGGGGCGGAGGTGCTCATCAACTACCGCGAGCAGGACTTCGTGGAGGAGGTGCGGGACGCGACCCGGGGCGGCGGCGCCGACGTCATCCTCGACGTGGTGGGCGCGAAGTACCTCACCCACAACGTCCGAGCGCTCGCGCACGACGGCAGGCTCGTCGTCATCGGGCTCCTCGGCGGCCGCACGGGCGAGCTCGACCTCGGGTCCCTGCTGGTGAAGCGGGCGAAGGTCATGGCCACCTCGCTGCGGTCCCGGTCGCTTCACGACAAGGCCGAGATCGTGCGGCAGGTCCGCGAGCACGTCTGGCCCTGGATCGAAGCCGGGCGGGTGCGGCCCCTGATCCAGTCCCGCCACCCGCTGGAGGACGCCGCCGCCGCGCACCGCGAGATGGAGGCTAGCGAGCACATCGGCAAGATCCTGCTCACCGTCGCCCCGTGA
- a CDS encoding type II toxin-antitoxin system VapC family toxin: MTIVLDTSAVAAVIFGEPDAETLLRVMQRAAGDLLMSAATSVEVGIIVEARQGREATQDLRLLLDRLGVDIAPLDAAQASIAVDAWRRFGKGRHPASLNLGDCFAYAAAQSLDAPLLFKGGDFPQTDVRSAL, translated from the coding sequence GTGACGATCGTTCTGGACACGTCGGCGGTCGCCGCCGTCATCTTCGGCGAGCCTGACGCCGAGACCCTCCTCCGAGTCATGCAGCGGGCCGCCGGGGACCTACTGATGAGTGCCGCGACATCCGTCGAGGTCGGCATCATCGTGGAGGCCCGGCAGGGCCGGGAGGCGACCCAGGATCTGAGACTGCTGCTGGACCGGCTAGGGGTCGACATCGCACCGCTCGACGCTGCACAGGCGTCGATCGCCGTCGACGCCTGGCGCCGCTTCGGCAAGGGGCGCCACCCAGCGTCCCTCAACCTGGGTGACTGCTTCGCCTACGCCGCCGCGCAGAGTCTCGATGCCCCGCTGCTGTTCAAGGGCGGTGACTTCCCTCAGACGGACGTCAGGTCAGCGCTGTGA
- a CDS encoding type II toxin-antitoxin system VapB family antitoxin, with translation MALNIKDAETDRLARELAAATGESITVAARRAIEERLARVTALARAEKGTDELEGIIERGRRRPVIDARTPEDIVGYDEAGLPR, from the coding sequence ATGGCGCTGAACATCAAGGATGCCGAGACGGACCGATTGGCTCGAGAGCTCGCCGCCGCCACGGGCGAGTCCATCACCGTGGCCGCGAGGCGCGCGATCGAGGAACGCCTCGCCCGGGTCACCGCTCTTGCCCGGGCCGAGAAGGGCACGGACGAGCTCGAGGGGATCATCGAACGAGGACGTCGGCGTCCCGTGATCGACGCGCGGACGCCGGAGGACATCGTCGGCTACGACGAGGCGGGGCTCCCCCGGTGA
- a CDS encoding MarR family winged helix-turn-helix transcriptional regulator, with the protein MAPDPNPSLEQAHALTGKLFRVVELARSDFAAVAAELDLTPLQARTLLWLEHPSAMRDLAGHLACDASNVTGLADRLERRGVVERVAGEDRRVKLLQLTDEGRRLRGRLARRVAAGSTVSARLTASERAQLGGLLDRMLETGRSPDHHGTGSSS; encoded by the coding sequence ATGGCGCCCGACCCCAACCCCAGCCTCGAGCAGGCCCACGCCCTGACGGGCAAGCTGTTCCGCGTCGTCGAGCTGGCGCGGTCCGACTTCGCCGCGGTCGCCGCGGAGCTCGACCTCACCCCCCTGCAGGCCCGGACCCTGCTGTGGCTCGAGCACCCGAGCGCGATGCGCGACCTGGCCGGCCACCTCGCCTGCGACGCCTCCAACGTCACCGGCCTGGCCGACCGACTGGAGCGGCGCGGCGTGGTGGAGCGGGTCGCCGGCGAGGACCGACGGGTCAAGCTGCTGCAGCTCACCGACGAGGGCCGCCGCCTGCGCGGCCGGCTGGCCCGGCGGGTGGCCGCCGGCTCCACGGTCAGCGCCCGGCTCACCGCCTCCGAGCGAGCACAGCTCGGCGGCCTGCTGGACCGGATGCTCGAAACGGGCCGCTCGCCGGACCATCATGGAACCGGCAGTTCTTCCTAG
- a CDS encoding DUF6069 family protein — protein sequence MSHTLSPASAPAQAPTRLRSRVATVAGVSLVLNLLVWGLARLVGADFDVTRPGAGPMTVGPVMVAVMTVIPVALGGALTWFLGRTRPRAVTALAWVGLAIGLLTVPMPFTVEASATTQTALAAMHVVTGVVWWILLRRAVVR from the coding sequence ATGTCGCACACACTGAGCCCCGCCTCCGCACCCGCCCAGGCCCCGACGCGGCTGCGGTCCAGGGTCGCCACCGTCGCGGGCGTCTCCCTCGTGCTCAACCTGCTCGTCTGGGGTCTGGCCCGCCTCGTCGGCGCCGACTTCGACGTCACCCGCCCGGGCGCTGGCCCGATGACCGTCGGGCCCGTCATGGTCGCGGTCATGACCGTGATCCCGGTGGCGCTCGGCGGCGCGCTGACCTGGTTCCTCGGTCGCACCCGGCCGCGGGCGGTCACGGCTCTCGCCTGGGTCGGGCTGGCGATCGGCCTGCTGACGGTCCCCATGCCCTTCACCGTGGAGGCCTCGGCCACCACGCAGACGGCCCTCGCCGCGATGCACGTCGTCACCGGCGTCGTCTGGTGGATCCTGCTCCGCCGGGCGGTCGTGCGATGA
- a CDS encoding pyridoxamine 5'-phosphate oxidase family protein translates to MTTITAAERRFLRSGVRSLARIATVDEDGLPHVVPGGWSWDDGAGELVLGGRDVPTTARAGHVRRSGVAAVSIDGVHDGPGWSPWALLLRGPAVVADGAIRVRPDWSRSWGLDQPG, encoded by the coding sequence ATGACGACGATCACCGCCGCGGAGCGACGCTTCCTGCGCTCGGGCGTGCGGTCGCTCGCTCGGATCGCCACGGTCGACGAGGACGGGCTGCCGCACGTCGTCCCGGGAGGGTGGTCCTGGGACGACGGCGCGGGCGAGCTCGTGCTCGGCGGACGCGACGTGCCGACGACCGCGCGCGCCGGCCACGTCCGGCGAAGCGGTGTGGCCGCGGTCTCGATCGACGGGGTGCACGACGGCCCCGGGTGGTCGCCCTGGGCGCTGCTGCTGCGTGGCCCCGCCGTCGTCGCCGACGGCGCGATCCGGGTCCGCCCGGACTGGAGTCGGTCGTGGGGCCTGGACCAGCCCGGGTGA
- a CDS encoding NupC/NupG family nucleoside CNT transporter, with protein sequence MDVLWGIGGMAALIALALLLSTNRRAVRWRTVLAALGIQVLFGILVLYWSWGQRALEQVSQGVQAVINSSNAGIQFVFGPVLPQGEDAGVVFAFQVLPVIIFFASLTAVLYHFKILQFVVEKLGAALGAALGTRKAESVNAAANIFVGQTEAPLVIRPYLKGLTRSGLFAVMVGGLSTVAGSVLVGYSLLGAPLEYLIAASFMAAPGALLMAKLVLPEEDPEAAERQDRLVSDEPADPEGDKDGDGIPNDEDDLEGMEYRNVIDAAASGAADGLKLALNIGAMLLAFISLIALVNLLIGTVGGWFGQPDLTFEQLLGYAFAPLMTVIGVPWGEAASAGSFVGQKVIVNEFVAFSNFAPTIDQFSPKTAAIVTFALTGFANLGSLGILLGGLGSLVKDRRREIAELGIRAVLAATLANLMSAAIAGILIG encoded by the coding sequence ATGGACGTGCTCTGGGGAATCGGCGGCATGGCGGCGCTCATCGCGCTCGCGCTGCTGCTCTCGACCAACCGCCGCGCCGTGCGCTGGCGCACCGTGCTCGCGGCCCTGGGCATCCAGGTGCTCTTCGGGATCCTCGTCCTCTACTGGTCCTGGGGGCAGCGGGCGCTGGAGCAGGTCTCGCAGGGCGTGCAGGCCGTCATCAACTCCTCCAACGCCGGCATCCAGTTCGTCTTCGGGCCGGTGCTGCCGCAGGGTGAGGACGCCGGGGTCGTCTTCGCCTTCCAGGTGCTGCCGGTCATCATCTTCTTCGCCTCGCTGACGGCCGTGCTCTACCACTTCAAGATCCTGCAGTTCGTCGTGGAGAAGCTCGGCGCGGCCCTCGGCGCGGCGCTCGGGACCCGCAAGGCCGAGTCGGTCAACGCCGCGGCCAACATCTTCGTCGGCCAGACCGAGGCACCGCTGGTCATCCGCCCCTACCTCAAGGGGCTCACCCGATCGGGCCTGTTCGCCGTCATGGTCGGCGGGCTCTCCACGGTCGCGGGCTCGGTCCTGGTGGGCTACTCCCTGCTCGGCGCCCCGCTGGAGTACCTCATCGCGGCGTCCTTCATGGCGGCGCCAGGGGCGCTCCTGATGGCGAAGCTCGTGCTGCCGGAGGAGGACCCGGAGGCGGCAGAGCGGCAGGACCGGCTGGTGAGCGACGAGCCGGCGGACCCCGAGGGCGACAAGGACGGCGACGGCATACCCAACGACGAGGACGACCTGGAGGGGATGGAGTACCGCAACGTCATCGACGCCGCCGCCTCGGGCGCCGCGGACGGACTGAAGCTCGCGCTCAACATCGGCGCGATGCTGCTCGCCTTCATCTCGCTGATCGCGCTGGTCAACCTGCTCATCGGCACGGTCGGCGGCTGGTTCGGCCAGCCGGACCTCACCTTCGAGCAGCTGCTCGGGTATGCCTTCGCGCCGCTCATGACGGTGATCGGCGTGCCCTGGGGCGAGGCGGCGAGCGCCGGCAGCTTCGTCGGGCAGAAGGTCATCGTCAACGAGTTCGTGGCCTTCTCCAACTTCGCGCCGACCATCGACCAGTTCAGCCCCAAGACCGCCGCGATCGTGACCTTCGCGCTGACCGGCTTCGCCAATCTCGGCTCGCTCGGCATCCTGCTCGGCGGACTCGGCTCGCTGGTCAAGGACCGGCGGCGCGAGATCGCCGAGCTCGGGATCCGCGCCGTGCTCGCCGCGACCCTGGCCAACCTCATGAGCGCCGCGATCGCGGGCATCCTCATCGGGTAG
- a CDS encoding DNA/RNA non-specific endonuclease has protein sequence MATCSIHIPGFTDLVAGVEKVRSDLPLDRSTVSGNLSGVMLGTGSLSRVDDVLSWADDEVRGLHRRLAMAQQIEASTPGVQMYAQFDEDDVSTKSQAQVEADAKKVADYLEKGGEIPQEILDLLAEGQNDPYFAQALAERVDLEDLSNTIAGAGMPPQPSGYDPDYQETLEAWRQDYDALLDGLGQTMGLASRGTGDVAPPEGWSQQWIDAITTTDPPGQASRLAAVVSRGQWSTDFTVELTQALYDYETGDEGHKGMWNVSAHPLGTYVGATLPDGTQAYDPMALVLEAVAKDPEAGMRIFEDADRTTVEVDGESHEVSSFVDYLLTKRKWPVDEGAAAGEMLTSAITPYEGGSTYSLTVGEDVRLVSKAFEEEVLARSEDKPWWSDVGHLFLDVLGLVPVIGEPIDGVNAAWYYAEGDVVNGSLTVVAMVPLAGWGGTGAKWGTKVFKGSDAAKFIDEVGGKVLDDAIDAAPVPTVAKADGLPGKVDVPSMKFTDEASFNAAANKAHPNASYEYNGVTWKTDEFGRTKAVEGTITEGSATRSKLQTDIGNTPGVAADTDVGFHLLGHWFGGPTNRLNVVPGNGKPLADGTKNLNNSGYAKMERSLRDAIRDPDVASVSVKLEPKYMSTNVSVRPDAFNVVTTITRKDGTIETKPYFFENQR, from the coding sequence ATGGCGACCTGCTCGATCCACATCCCCGGCTTCACCGACCTCGTCGCGGGCGTGGAGAAGGTGCGCTCCGACCTGCCGCTCGACCGCAGCACGGTGTCCGGCAACCTCAGCGGGGTGATGCTCGGGACCGGATCGCTCTCCCGGGTCGACGACGTGCTCAGCTGGGCCGACGATGAGGTGCGCGGCCTGCACCGGCGACTGGCGATGGCGCAGCAGATCGAGGCCTCGACCCCGGGCGTGCAGATGTATGCCCAGTTCGACGAGGACGACGTCTCCACCAAGAGCCAGGCCCAGGTCGAGGCCGACGCGAAGAAGGTCGCGGACTACCTGGAGAAGGGCGGGGAGATCCCGCAGGAGATCCTCGACCTGCTCGCGGAGGGCCAGAACGACCCCTACTTCGCGCAGGCCCTGGCCGAGCGGGTCGACCTGGAGGACCTGTCCAACACCATCGCCGGCGCGGGGATGCCGCCGCAGCCCAGCGGCTACGACCCGGACTACCAGGAGACGCTAGAGGCCTGGCGGCAGGACTACGACGCCTTGCTCGACGGCCTCGGGCAGACCATGGGTCTGGCCTCGCGCGGCACCGGCGACGTGGCCCCGCCGGAGGGGTGGAGCCAGCAGTGGATCGACGCGATCACCACGACCGACCCACCGGGGCAGGCCTCCCGGCTGGCGGCGGTGGTGTCCCGCGGCCAGTGGTCGACGGACTTCACCGTGGAGCTCACGCAGGCGCTCTACGACTACGAGACGGGGGACGAGGGTCACAAGGGGATGTGGAACGTCAGCGCCCATCCCCTGGGCACCTATGTCGGTGCCACGCTGCCGGACGGCACGCAGGCCTACGACCCCATGGCACTGGTGCTGGAGGCTGTCGCGAAGGATCCCGAGGCGGGGATGCGGATCTTCGAGGATGCAGACCGCACCACGGTCGAGGTGGACGGTGAGTCGCACGAGGTGTCCTCCTTCGTCGACTATCTGCTGACCAAGCGCAAGTGGCCCGTCGACGAGGGCGCTGCCGCAGGCGAGATGCTCACCAGCGCGATCACTCCCTACGAGGGAGGTAGCACCTACTCGCTGACAGTGGGCGAGGACGTGAGGCTCGTCTCGAAGGCCTTCGAGGAGGAGGTGCTGGCCCGTAGCGAGGACAAACCATGGTGGTCCGACGTCGGGCACCTGTTCCTCGACGTTCTCGGCCTGGTCCCGGTCATCGGTGAGCCGATCGACGGGGTCAACGCCGCCTGGTACTACGCCGAGGGCGATGTCGTCAACGGCAGCCTCACGGTCGTCGCGATGGTGCCGTTGGCGGGATGGGGCGGGACCGGAGCCAAGTGGGGAACAAAGGTGTTCAAAGGCAGCGACGCGGCCAAGTTCATCGATGAGGTCGGGGGCAAGGTCCTCGACGATGCCATCGACGCAGCACCAGTGCCGACCGTGGCGAAGGCCGACGGACTGCCGGGCAAGGTGGACGTCCCCTCGATGAAGTTCACCGACGAGGCAAGTTTCAACGCGGCGGCCAACAAGGCCCATCCGAACGCCAGCTACGAGTACAACGGGGTGACGTGGAAGACGGACGAGTTCGGGCGCACGAAGGCCGTCGAGGGCACGATTACCGAAGGCTCGGCGACCCGAAGCAAGCTGCAGACGGACATCGGCAACACGCCCGGAGTAGCGGCAGACACCGACGTGGGCTTCCATCTCCTCGGACACTGGTTCGGCGGACCGACGAACCGCCTCAACGTCGTCCCAGGAAACGGCAAGCCACTCGCGGACGGCACGAAGAACCTCAACAACAGCGGTTACGCCAAGATGGAACGGTCCCTGCGTGACGCCATACGTGATCCCGATGTGGCGAGCGTCTCCGTCAAGCTGGAACCGAAGTACATGTCGACTAATGTCTCGGTGCGTCCTGATGCCTTCAATGTGGTCACGACCATCACCCGCAAGGACGGGACGATCGAGACCAAGCCATACTTCTTCGAGAACCAGAGGTAG
- a CDS encoding IclR family transcriptional regulator translates to MGTSNAPAAGHALAILTLLARHATPVAAATIARELGLPRSTTYHLLTVLVEQQYAVHLPEERRYGLGVAAYELGSAYTRQAPLQRLARPRLTRLADACGHNAHLAVLHGPDVLYVIEERVAGRPSLVTDAGVRLPATLTASGLAILAALPAAQVRALFPSREAFVQRHEQGPRSLVELRRVLTDTRGRGYAVEDGLVTPGLASVASAVLDHSGHPVAGVAVTYPADRDLRIEAVVRLVRQTAAELSARLGHRDQGRSPVG, encoded by the coding sequence ATGGGGACCAGCAATGCACCCGCCGCGGGTCACGCGCTGGCCATCCTCACGCTGCTCGCTCGGCACGCGACACCGGTCGCGGCGGCGACGATCGCCCGCGAGCTGGGGCTGCCGCGGTCCACGACCTACCACCTGCTCACGGTCCTCGTCGAGCAGCAGTATGCCGTGCACCTGCCCGAGGAGCGGCGCTACGGCCTGGGTGTCGCCGCCTACGAGCTGGGCTCGGCCTACACCCGGCAGGCGCCGCTGCAACGGCTGGCCCGCCCGCGGCTGACCCGGCTCGCCGACGCGTGCGGGCACAACGCTCACCTGGCGGTGCTGCACGGGCCGGACGTGCTCTACGTCATCGAGGAGCGGGTCGCCGGGCGACCCTCGCTGGTCACCGACGCCGGGGTGCGCCTGCCCGCGACCCTCACCGCGAGCGGGCTGGCGATCCTGGCGGCGCTCCCGGCGGCGCAGGTGCGCGCGCTCTTCCCCTCGCGCGAGGCCTTCGTGCAGCGGCACGAGCAGGGGCCGCGCTCCCTCGTCGAGCTGCGGCGGGTGCTCACCGACACCCGGGGCCGTGGGTATGCCGTCGAGGACGGCCTCGTCACGCCCGGTCTGGCGTCGGTCGCCTCAGCCGTGCTGGACCACTCGGGCCACCCGGTCGCGGGGGTCGCCGTCACCTACCCGGCGGACCGTGACCTGCGGATCGAGGCGGTCGTCCGGCTGGTCCGGCAGACGGCGGCCGAGCTGTCGGCGCGGCTCGGTCACCGCGACCAGGGACGCTCCCCGGTGGGCTGA
- a CDS encoding glycogen/starch/alpha-glucan phosphorylase: protein MTSTHPHPVITDESPSADANRRGPSFEASHELATGPVTSPPRTVDGFVREFLDQLNFGQGVKLSQSTINDQYLALARTVRSYLMASWLETGHRRRKNPTRIVGYLSAEYLLGRQLGNNLLASDLQGIAEQAMEQCGIDMAALRGQEVEPGLGNGGLGRLAACFVDSLATMDQPCIGYGIRYEYGIFRQTFVEGRQVEEPDSWLRLGSPWEFPHPERAVQVGFGGHTETSVDEDGTEHTRWVPAWQVRGVPYHYMVPGFRNGVVNTLRLWSAEANQAFDLQTFNAGDYAQASRAEIFAENISKVLYPDDSTPQGKELRLQQQYFFVACSLRDFIENTLPRDVDLRELPQRIIFQLNDTHPVIAVPELMRILVDEKGFDWDEAWDITQQCFAYTCHTLLPEALEVWPVDLLGRLLPRHLEIIYRINEEFLLEVRDAFPGDEGRVRRMSIIAEQPQRAVRMAYLATVAGAKVNGVAELHSQLLRDDVLPDFHAMWPEKFTNVTNGITPRRFLYLANRRLSDLINETIGTGWVTDLEQLRQLEPYADDADFRQRFRDVKHANKERLSKLLRVRDGIELSQDHLLDVMVKRLHEYKRQTLKLLHVVSVYEGVLSGRTPIDQVTPRTVLFGAKAAPGYHMAKEIIFLINSVAETVNTDPVMDGRLQVLFPANYNVTLAEKVIPAADLSEQISLAGKEASGTGNMKFALNGALTIGTLDGANVEILDLVGEDNFFLFGMTEPEVEELRQRGYVPSSFYEADPVLKATIDLIGSGHFTGGDRGAVSAVLDNLLNHDPFMALAGFGSYLEAQDRVERAYADPEAWSRSTILNVARCGFFSSDRSMRDYLDRIWLPGDA, encoded by the coding sequence GCCGCGCACCGTCGACGGCTTCGTCCGTGAGTTCCTGGACCAGCTCAACTTCGGGCAGGGCGTCAAGCTGTCGCAGTCGACGATCAACGACCAGTACCTCGCGCTCGCCCGGACCGTGCGCTCCTACCTCATGGCGTCCTGGCTGGAGACCGGGCACCGGCGCCGCAAGAACCCGACCCGGATCGTGGGCTACCTCTCGGCGGAGTACCTCCTGGGCCGCCAGCTCGGCAACAACCTGCTCGCCTCGGACCTGCAGGGCATCGCCGAGCAGGCGATGGAGCAGTGCGGCATCGACATGGCGGCGCTGCGCGGCCAGGAGGTCGAGCCCGGCCTGGGCAACGGCGGCCTCGGGCGGCTCGCCGCCTGCTTCGTCGACTCGCTCGCGACGATGGACCAGCCGTGCATCGGCTACGGCATCCGCTACGAGTACGGCATCTTTCGGCAGACCTTCGTCGAGGGCCGCCAGGTCGAGGAGCCGGACAGCTGGCTGCGCCTGGGCAGCCCGTGGGAGTTCCCGCACCCCGAGCGCGCCGTCCAGGTCGGCTTCGGCGGGCATACCGAGACCTCGGTCGACGAGGACGGCACCGAGCACACCCGCTGGGTCCCCGCCTGGCAGGTCCGCGGCGTCCCCTACCACTACATGGTCCCCGGCTTCCGCAACGGCGTCGTCAACACCTTGCGGCTGTGGAGCGCCGAGGCCAACCAGGCCTTCGACCTGCAGACCTTCAACGCCGGCGACTACGCCCAGGCCTCCCGCGCGGAGATCTTCGCGGAGAACATCTCCAAGGTGCTCTACCCCGACGACTCGACGCCGCAGGGCAAGGAGCTGCGGCTGCAGCAGCAGTACTTCTTCGTCGCCTGCAGCCTGCGCGACTTCATCGAGAACACCCTGCCGCGCGACGTGGACCTGCGCGAGCTGCCGCAGCGGATCATCTTCCAGCTCAACGACACCCACCCGGTCATCGCGGTGCCCGAACTCATGCGCATCCTCGTCGACGAGAAGGGCTTCGACTGGGACGAGGCGTGGGACATCACCCAGCAGTGCTTCGCCTACACCTGCCACACGCTGCTCCCCGAAGCGCTCGAGGTGTGGCCCGTCGACCTGCTGGGGCGGCTGCTGCCGCGCCACCTGGAGATCATCTACCGCATCAACGAAGAGTTCCTGCTCGAGGTGCGCGACGCCTTCCCGGGCGACGAGGGCCGGGTGCGGCGGATGTCGATCATCGCCGAGCAGCCGCAGCGCGCGGTGCGGATGGCCTACCTCGCCACCGTCGCGGGCGCCAAGGTCAACGGCGTCGCCGAGCTGCACAGCCAGCTGCTGCGCGACGACGTGCTGCCCGACTTCCACGCGATGTGGCCGGAGAAGTTCACCAACGTCACCAACGGCATCACCCCGCGCCGCTTCCTCTACCTGGCCAACCGGCGGTTGTCGGACCTCATCAACGAGACCATCGGGACCGGTTGGGTCACCGACCTGGAGCAGCTGCGCCAGCTCGAGCCGTATGCCGACGACGCCGACTTCCGGCAGCGGTTCCGGGACGTCAAGCACGCCAACAAGGAGCGGCTCAGCAAGCTGCTGCGCGTCCGTGACGGCATCGAGCTGTCCCAGGACCACCTGCTCGACGTCATGGTCAAGCGGCTGCACGAGTACAAGCGGCAGACCCTGAAGCTGCTGCACGTCGTCTCGGTCTACGAGGGAGTCCTCTCGGGCCGCACCCCGATCGACCAGGTGACCCCGCGCACGGTGCTCTTCGGCGCCAAGGCGGCGCCGGGCTACCACATGGCCAAGGAGATCATCTTCCTCATCAACTCGGTCGCGGAGACGGTGAACACCGACCCGGTGATGGACGGCCGGCTGCAGGTGCTCTTCCCGGCCAACTACAACGTCACCCTCGCCGAGAAGGTCATCCCGGCCGCCGATCTGTCCGAGCAGATCTCGCTGGCCGGCAAGGAGGCCTCGGGCACCGGCAACATGAAGTTCGCGCTCAACGGCGCCCTGACGATCGGCACCCTCGACGGCGCCAACGTCGAGATCCTCGACCTCGTCGGCGAGGACAACTTTTTCCTCTTCGGCATGACCGAGCCGGAGGTCGAGGAATTGCGCCAGCGGGGTTACGTCCCCAGCTCGTTCTACGAGGCGGACCCGGTGCTCAAGGCCACGATCGACCTCATCGGCAGCGGCCACTTCACCGGTGGCGACCGGGGCGCCGTCTCGGCGGTGCTGGACAACCTGCTCAACCACGACCCGTTCATGGCGCTGGCAGGATTTGGGTCCTACCTCGAAGCCCAGGACCGCGTGGAGCGGGCCTACGCCGACCCCGAGGCATGGAGCCGCTCGACGATCCTCAACGTCGCCCGCTGTGGGTTCTTCTCCTCCGACCGCTCGATGCGCGACTACCTCGACCGGATCTGGCTGCCCGGGGACGCGTGA